The following is a genomic window from Syntrophorhabdus sp..
CGGAGTATTCCGACCCCGGGCGGTCCGTCGAGGTGGCTGAGGTGGCCGGCGGTTTCCAGATGAGGACGAAGGTCGCCTACCGCGACTGGGTCAGGCGTTTTGTCCGGGAAAAGGACGTGGGTCTCTCGCGGCCGATGCTCGAGACGCTTTCGATCATCGCCTACAAGCAGCCCGTGACAAAGAAGGAGATAGACGTCGTGCGCGGCGTCGATTCGGCGCGGGCCGTCAAGCACCTCCTCGAGAGAAGACTCATCGAGATCGCCGGGCGCAACGGTGAGGCGGGCAAGCGCATGGTGTTCAGGACGACACAGAGGTTTCTCGAGGTCTACGGGCTAAAGAGCCTCGAGGACCTGCCGACATATAAGGAGATAGAATCGCTCGAAGGATAGGAGGACACCATGGACATATCTGAATTGCTGCGTTTCGCCCTCGAAAGCGGAGGATCGGACCTGCACATCAGCGCCGGGGAACCCCCCGTGATCAGGATACACGGCGAGATGACGAAGGTCGATCTGCCGCCCCTCGACAAGGAAGACGTGCACAATATGATCTACGATATATTGAGCGACTTCCAACGGAAGGTCTTCGAGGAACACCTTGAGCTCGACTTCTCCTTCGGCCTCGGTGACCTGGCCCGTTTCAGGGTCAACGTCTTCAAACAGCACCGCGGCGAATCGGCAGTCTTCAGAACCATTCCCAGCAAGATACCCACCTTCGACGAGCTGAACCTCCCCCGCGTGTTCAAGGACATAGCGGGTCTGGAGAAGGGTCTCGTCCTCGTCACGGGGCCCACCGGCAGCGGCAAGTCGACGACGCTTGCCGCGATAGTGGACTTCATCAACGATACCGTGAAGGAACATATCCTCACCATTGAGGACCCCATCGAGTTCCTCCACAACTCCAAGAAATGCCTTGTCAACCAGCGTGAACTTGGACCGCATACCAAAAGCTTTGCCAACGCCCTGAGGAGCGCCCTGCGTGAGGACCCCGACGTCATACTCGTCGGCGAAATGAGGGACCTCGAGACCATCCAGCTTGCCCTGACGGCGGCTGAAACGGGACACCTCGTATTCGCCACCCTCCACACCAGTTCGGCTCCCGACACGGTCGACAGGGTCATCGACGTCTTCCCCGCGGGCCAGCAGAACCAGGTGCGATCCATGCTCTCCGGTTCCCTGCAGGCCGTCATCTCCCAGGCCCTTTTCAAGAGGCGTGACGGCAAGGGGAGGGTCGCCGGCTTCGAGGTCATGATCGCCACTCCGGCCGTGAGGA
Proteins encoded in this region:
- the scpB gene encoding SMC-Scp complex subunit ScpB codes for the protein EYSDPGRSVEVAEVAGGFQMRTKVAYRDWVRRFVREKDVGLSRPMLETLSIIAYKQPVTKKEIDVVRGVDSARAVKHLLERRLIEIAGRNGEAGKRMVFRTTQRFLEVYGLKSLEDLPTYKEIESLEG
- a CDS encoding type IV pilus twitching motility protein PilT; amino-acid sequence: MDISELLRFALESGGSDLHISAGEPPVIRIHGEMTKVDLPPLDKEDVHNMIYDILSDFQRKVFEEHLELDFSFGLGDLARFRVNVFKQHRGESAVFRTIPSKIPTFDELNLPRVFKDIAGLEKGLVLVTGPTGSGKSTTLAAIVDFINDTVKEHILTIEDPIEFLHNSKKCLVNQRELGPHTKSFANALRSALREDPDVILVGEMRDLETIQLALTAAETGHLVFATLHTSSAPDTVDRVIDVFPAGQQNQVRSMLSGSLQAVISQALFKRRDGKGRVAGFEVMIATPAVRNLIRENKIAQIPSMIQTSKGIGMQTMEAACNDLIAKNLVTRDEVSFYLSTSMR